The Salvia miltiorrhiza cultivar Shanhuang (shh) chromosome 2, IMPLAD_Smil_shh, whole genome shotgun sequence DNA window TACATAATGgagaaaatccgttatctatagtactTTACATAACGTTATAATCCAAATACATAACACAGTTATTTACGTTATCTATCTTTTTTTACATAACGGTTCTAACTGTTATAAAAGTCAATTTTTATATGTTATCTTTACACATATACATAACAATtctttaccgttatgtatgtttTCTTAGATtacaacatattttttatttttcacaattttacttatttactatttcaataaataaaaatgattctaaaataaaataatcaaaatccatatattattatcataaaaaagaattcatacaTCATTTGAATATAGTCAAAATTCAACAAATGCTCTATCTAATACTATTATGCCTTACAAAAAtactaaatatattaaatatgcaACTAGCTAGCCATCTGGTATaacttttcttgtgaattcacaagcctctACGCACGGGTCATTTAATCCACCACCACAAACCTGCCACAAAAGCATACAAAGAGCCAACAAAGAATATCAGTAAGATAACTATAATAACATCATTTGTGCTTTAGCTCAACATATGGTTTTAATGACCAATTCCCAATTATCTACGCTTAAGCAATTCATAATACAAGCAATTGACCCATAACCGAATTATTTGTGCTTAAGAAATGTTGAAGGACCTGAAACAACGGTATCCACACTTTTCCTTGAAATCTGATCTTGTTCCTCAAGTTGCTGCTGCAGTTTTCAAGGCAATTCCTATCCCTTCATAACTTTAGAAAAATAGAGAAGTTGAAATAAGTAGTAAAGTTAACACCATTAACTTAAGTGTTCAAAACTGAAAACCAAGAAAGTCAGCAATCACATGCCTTTAACCACGACAAATCGGAAGGTCAGAAATAGGGAAACACTATCCAGCAGCAGATGGAGGTGCAGAGACATTTGCAGTTGAGAATCGAAGCTCAAGGGAGATTTTGGTACCTGCAGTAAAAGCAAATGTTGCAAGATTTTGTTGGCCTGCTAATAGTATTCCAAACCAACAAAAAGCTACCGGCTTCTTTCTTgccatataattaaatacatgaaATCTAAGTACAAACAACTGCACCAAAAATATAGAGAAGATATAGAGAGGGTGTGAGATCTGTATACCCTAGATTTTATTGAAGAACAAAGCCATGGGTTGTTGAAACTTAGAACTTTTCATTTTCACTCCTTTCTTATAGGAAGTGGTCAATAAAAACATATTTTGATAGCTTGTTGGAAACAAGAAATCACAAACTTCACAAGGAGAACCATAAAATGATAGCCATGTCAAACTGTCTCAAAGACGTGATGcttaaatattaaaaacaaTAGATAGACAATATAGTGAGGTAACTTACTGATGGAATGTGCATACAACGACTGCATAAAGAAACATTGATTAGTCGAAGGGCTAGCCTTGAATATGTTGGAAAACTTCCTCGAAAGCCACACTCTTTTGAATTGAGCAAAAGCACTCGATTCACACTACAGATCAAACGAGTAAAGTAACATTTAGCTGCACATATACAAAACAATAGGAGAAAAAGAATTGTGATTGTGGATTAATACCTGAGTGAATTCATGTATGAGCTCATCAATGTCCAACGTGAACAGCTTGAGGTCCAATAGAAAAGATAGATGTAAAACAAAAGCAATTCTCATATCATATCCAACTgttacatttcttaatcttttgCAGCATAAAAACTAAAGCAACAAGCATCTGCTCATCCCCGAGTAAGAACTCCATCCCTAATCACCATACAAGCCCTAAGCAGAGACAAAGTGAGCAAAACCCTCTGCACAACCTATGCTACTCCAATGCTGACCTCAATCTCAAACCAACACTATTGTCATTAGCTCTAAGCACTATGAAGACATACTTAACAAGTGGTATCAAAGTTAGTGTCCAGAATACAAAGGATAGAACCCCATATATCTCATCAACTGAAGGTTTCAATGAAAGATCTAAATTTTCAATCCAATCAATCAGCAAGAATAGAAAAAAGATAAACAAAAGAATATGCCATATTCAATTCATGCAATCAATTGATCATGATAGTCTGCCCCTAAAATTAGAGCCATATATAAATACATTTTTGAATTTCAGTTGAGTTGTTACCTGAAGAATGAGAGCTGATGAACTGATTCAAAGGCTGGAGACGCTGATGGCACGAATAGAGCGGTGGCAGACGTTTCTacaatatttctggaattttcAATCTTCAGCTTTAAATTTAACTTTCCTTTAGCTTCAGCAAAGCGACAAACATAGATCAATTCTCGTTCCTACATTGAAAATGGCAAAATCAAACCTCTAGCTAATTTAAAGATGGCAGCAATTCTCGTCTCTGATGGCAGCAATCAAACCTTTAGCCTTCGGAACTTTCAAACCCCCATTTACAATGAATTAGCAAAAAAACCCTAGAATTCGAAATTGAGCACCAAAATCTCTCACGTGAAAGAATGAACGCGAGTAAAAATGGGGGGCAGACTACCTTGATAGCAGCTAAAACACTAAACAAAAGCAACATATGAATCTCCTACAACAAACAACCAAATCAATATAAAACAgacaaaaaataagaatttgaaatttttaagCAACCAATGCCAGAGAAAGCGACCACGAATATTCCACAATCCTTAACGAAACAAAGAATCAAAAATTTTGCAGATCTGCTTCAATAGACCGGCCGGATAAAAACCTTTATGAGAGGCAACTATTGTTGTTGGCTTCCTGGTGCAAATC harbors:
- the LOC131011398 gene encoding uncharacterized protein LOC131011398 encodes the protein MEFLLGDEQMLVALVFMLQKIKKCNSWILMSSYMNSLSVNRVLLLNSKECGFRGSFPTYSRLALRLINVSLCSRCMHIPSVPKSPLSFDSQLQMSLHLHLLLDSVSLFLTFRFVVVKVMKG